The following coding sequences lie in one Arthrobacter sp. SLBN-122 genomic window:
- a CDS encoding AzlC family ABC transporter permease, translating into MKLLASPAVRVGISISIATGLYGVSFGALAVTSGLDIWQTMALSLLLFSGGSQFAFIGVVAGGGSGIAAMSAATLLGMRNGIYGMQLNALLRPTGWRKYVGAQLTIDESTATSTGQTDPAEQQRGFWTAGVGVYVLWNLFTAVGALAGSGLGDPKQWGLDGAAVAAFLALLWPRLKGREPIAIAVVCAAATVVAVPFVPAGVPILVAALVAALVGWFSHGRRDEGLEPDIEPYGGHHSGGHSGHHHQDETGARPGAERAEGKDPGAGA; encoded by the coding sequence GTGAAACTGCTGGCTTCGCCCGCGGTCAGGGTGGGCATCTCCATCAGCATCGCCACCGGCCTCTACGGGGTGTCCTTCGGGGCGCTCGCAGTGACTTCAGGGCTCGACATCTGGCAGACCATGGCCCTGAGCCTGCTCCTCTTCAGCGGCGGTTCGCAGTTCGCGTTCATCGGCGTGGTGGCGGGCGGAGGTTCCGGCATCGCCGCCATGAGCGCCGCAACCCTTTTGGGCATGCGCAACGGCATCTACGGCATGCAGCTGAACGCCCTGCTGCGCCCCACCGGCTGGCGCAAGTACGTGGGCGCGCAGCTGACCATCGACGAATCGACGGCCACCAGCACGGGCCAAACGGACCCGGCCGAGCAGCAGCGCGGATTCTGGACCGCCGGCGTTGGTGTCTACGTGCTGTGGAACCTCTTTACGGCGGTGGGTGCGCTCGCCGGGAGCGGGTTGGGCGATCCCAAGCAGTGGGGACTCGATGGCGCCGCTGTTGCCGCTTTCCTGGCATTGCTCTGGCCGCGCCTCAAGGGCCGGGAGCCCATCGCCATCGCGGTGGTGTGTGCCGCGGCCACCGTTGTGGCCGTTCCCTTCGTGCCGGCGGGGGTGCCCATCCTGGTGGCCGCCCTGGTGGCAGCGTTGGTTGGCTGGTTCAGCCACGGGCGCCGCGATGAAGGCCTTGAGCCGGACATCGAGCCCTACGGCGGGCATCACTCCGGCGGTCATTCGGGCCATCATCACCAGGACGAAACCGGGGCGCGTCCCGGTGCGGAGCGGGCAGAAGGCAAGGATCCGGGGGCAGGCGCATGA
- a CDS encoding CoA transferase, whose protein sequence is MVAAGRDWPRPYSSSPHLPGGYSPRRWWAGPLDVEGLALHSVAAAAEALNQYARTPGRFSTTSGLAAAAFDSFGHLRIAGRKPQGFAPLSGFRQTSDGWIRLHANYPHHEQRLLQALDTSSAEGAGHALRSMTALEAETAIQGQGGIAAAVRTRGEWLGSEMGQAAGEGPWVAVELSDGSTAGWGLQEFAAATGGTGDGKDRGKGEERKGDDGGNGLPLEGLRVLDLTRVIAGPVATRLLAALGADVLRIDPPAFPEIEDQFVDTAFGKRSAEADLGLPKNQRSLQQLLAGADVLVTGYRHGALDRFGLNPRDLLASHPGLAVVTLDSWGSAGPWSGMRGFDSIVQAACGIAHIYGKENDDGGWHPGALPVQALDHATGYGVAATAVRLLDGRRETGVGGSARLSLARTAEELFALPANKESPGEVPAPRYMSMDSTYGELRYVGPPLLAGGRTMDYLSPPPPYGSSTPTWV, encoded by the coding sequence ATGGTGGCCGCCGGCCGGGACTGGCCAAGGCCGTATTCGTCCAGCCCGCATTTACCGGGCGGATATTCCCCGCGCCGCTGGTGGGCCGGGCCGCTCGACGTCGAAGGCCTTGCCCTGCACTCCGTGGCAGCCGCGGCGGAGGCGCTGAATCAGTACGCGCGCACCCCTGGCCGGTTCAGCACCACATCCGGGCTGGCCGCGGCTGCCTTTGATTCCTTCGGCCACCTGCGGATTGCCGGGCGGAAACCGCAGGGCTTCGCGCCCCTGTCGGGCTTCCGGCAGACAAGCGATGGCTGGATCAGGCTCCACGCGAACTACCCGCACCACGAGCAGAGGCTGCTGCAGGCGCTGGATACCAGTTCTGCGGAAGGAGCTGGACACGCCCTTCGTTCCATGACGGCGCTGGAGGCCGAGACCGCCATCCAGGGCCAGGGCGGTATCGCTGCGGCCGTCAGGACGCGCGGAGAATGGCTGGGCTCGGAGATGGGCCAGGCGGCGGGCGAGGGGCCGTGGGTTGCGGTGGAACTGTCCGACGGCAGCACAGCCGGTTGGGGGCTGCAGGAGTTCGCAGCGGCCACCGGCGGGACAGGCGACGGCAAGGACAGAGGCAAGGGCGAAGAACGCAAGGGTGACGACGGCGGCAACGGCCTGCCACTCGAGGGGCTGCGGGTCCTGGACCTGACCCGGGTGATCGCAGGGCCGGTGGCCACCCGCCTGCTGGCGGCACTCGGAGCCGACGTCCTGCGGATCGATCCGCCGGCCTTCCCTGAAATCGAAGACCAGTTCGTGGACACGGCCTTTGGCAAGCGCAGCGCGGAGGCCGATCTGGGGCTCCCGAAGAACCAGCGCAGCCTCCAGCAGCTCCTGGCCGGCGCCGACGTCCTGGTCACCGGCTACCGGCACGGCGCCCTGGACCGGTTTGGCCTCAACCCGCGTGACCTGCTGGCATCGCATCCCGGGCTGGCGGTGGTCACCCTCGACAGCTGGGGGAGCGCAGGGCCATGGAGCGGTATGAGGGGTTTTGACAGCATCGTCCAGGCAGCCTGCGGAATCGCACATATCTACGGAAAGGAGAATGACGACGGCGGGTGGCACCCGGGTGCCCTGCCTGTCCAGGCGCTGGACCACGCCACAGGGTACGGGGTGGCTGCCACTGCCGTCCGGCTTCTGGACGGACGCCGGGAGACGGGGGTGGGCGGCTCCGCGCGCCTGTCGCTGGCCCGTACCGCCGAGGAACTGTTTGCCCTGCCTGCCAACAAAGAAAGCCCAGGGGAAGTGCCCGCGCCCCGCTACATGTCCATGGACAGCACGTATGGGGAGCTCCGTTATGTAGGTCCGCCGTTGCTGGCAGGGGGCCGGACGATGGATTACCTGTCCCCGCCGCCCCCGTACGGAAGTTCAACGCCCACTTGGGTGTAA
- a CDS encoding DoxX family protein: protein MSFPWSGPAGNGLPAPNLSLHGPAIQGLSAAAMGALLLASAGKHFRDPGFYRDVVPEYLCRPDPEPGGDQSAGANHPLAILSRDEWIAVSGMLELAAAVGILLPPTRKLTATALTAMFTAFLAGHIDALRKAYGPQGTPLRRKIHSARLPLQAPLILWAWSLRKPVQPAPQLGGVV, encoded by the coding sequence ATGTCTTTTCCCTGGTCCGGCCCTGCTGGAAACGGCCTGCCCGCCCCGAACTTGTCTCTGCACGGCCCAGCCATTCAGGGCCTGTCCGCAGCCGCCATGGGAGCCCTGCTGCTGGCCAGTGCCGGCAAGCATTTCAGGGACCCCGGCTTTTACCGCGACGTGGTTCCGGAATACCTCTGCCGCCCGGATCCGGAACCCGGCGGGGATCAAAGCGCCGGGGCCAATCATCCACTGGCCATCCTGTCCCGGGACGAATGGATCGCCGTGAGCGGCATGCTGGAGCTGGCAGCCGCCGTCGGCATCCTCCTCCCGCCTACCCGAAAACTGACTGCCACCGCCCTCACCGCGATGTTCACCGCATTCCTGGCCGGGCACATCGATGCCCTGAGGAAGGCCTACGGCCCGCAGGGGACACCCCTCCGGCGGAAGATCCACAGTGCCAGGCTGCCCCTCCAGGCGCCGCTGATCCTCTGGGCCTGGAGCCTGCGGAAGCCTGTACAGCCCGCACCCCAACTGGGCGGCGTGGTGTGA
- a CDS encoding AzlD domain-containing protein, whose protein sequence is MSLWFWLFLACALAYAWKIVGYFVPARFLEDPRTSRIAGTMTIGLLASLTVVNAVVSGQGLAADARLGALAAAGIALIFRAPFLVVVIAGAGAAALLRALGWN, encoded by the coding sequence ATGAGCCTGTGGTTCTGGCTGTTTCTTGCCTGCGCGCTTGCCTATGCATGGAAAATTGTGGGGTACTTCGTGCCCGCCAGGTTCCTTGAGGACCCCCGAACATCACGGATCGCAGGGACCATGACCATCGGCCTGCTTGCCTCCCTGACCGTGGTGAACGCTGTGGTGTCGGGCCAGGGGCTCGCCGCAGACGCCAGGCTCGGCGCGCTTGCCGCGGCCGGAATCGCACTGATATTCCGTGCGCCCTTCCTGGTGGTGGTCATCGCCGGCGCCGGCGCCGCGGCGCTGCTGAGGGCCCTCGGCTGGAACTGA
- a CDS encoding TetR/AcrR family transcriptional regulator, whose protein sequence is MSLAVARKPLRADAARNVDKIITAARQCFREFGPEVPLQTIATTAGVGPATLFRNFADKEELVLAALNRQLRLTVDPVMDDALADIDAAAGLLRVLEALMAAASDDANLLCAVAGRRELLTGITGSLMDSISVLLVRGQGQGSLRPDISMTDMFRLLAMLIGVVDTMEPGSDAWRRPLALVEDAIRTVRPLRPLPVLVPVPAAAAGTPAGPIVGTQQVQ, encoded by the coding sequence ATGAGCCTCGCAGTCGCCCGAAAGCCCCTCCGCGCAGACGCAGCGCGGAACGTGGACAAGATCATCACGGCGGCGCGCCAGTGTTTCCGTGAATTCGGTCCGGAAGTACCGCTCCAGACCATTGCCACCACGGCGGGCGTGGGCCCGGCAACGCTGTTCCGCAACTTTGCAGACAAGGAAGAACTGGTCCTGGCAGCACTGAACCGGCAGCTCCGGCTTACCGTGGACCCCGTCATGGACGACGCCCTGGCCGACATCGATGCCGCTGCCGGCCTGCTGCGCGTTCTCGAGGCCCTGATGGCTGCCGCAAGCGACGACGCCAACCTGCTCTGCGCGGTGGCCGGGCGCCGCGAACTCCTCACGGGAATCACCGGATCCCTGATGGATTCAATCAGTGTCCTTTTGGTCCGCGGGCAAGGCCAGGGAAGCCTGCGCCCGGACATCTCCATGACGGACATGTTCCGGCTGCTCGCCATGCTCATTGGCGTAGTGGACACGATGGAACCGGGCTCTGACGCATGGCGCCGCCCGCTGGCGCTGGTCGAGGACGCCATCCGCACGGTCCGTCCTTTACGCCCGCTTCCCGTACTGGTGCCCGTCCCGGCTGCAGCAGCCGGGACTCCGGCCGGCCCCATTGTCGGCACACAGCAGGTGCAATAA
- a CDS encoding glycerophosphodiester phosphodiesterase, translated as MTTDESVPHRPLVFAHRGSSGAYAEHTRAAYLQALADGADGVECDVHLTRDQHVVLLHDANLDRTSDGTGPVAERTLRELHQLDFSSWKGVRIPEAYGARSEQLLTLPELLDILRGAGRPVQLAIELKHPSAYQLKLEDRVLEVLRSEGWNPQSSTVDNVAVTFMSFSPDSVRHLLRSVPPQYICQLVDDLTIHEIRGGLGVGPIAGGAIANFMKATQMEGERILDDREVGMAGPGIDYVRERPATVRRWLDSGRRFRVWTVDSPEDVALCQELGIHEITTNVPGRVLDQLHAASTQGK; from the coding sequence ATGACAACTGACGAGTCAGTGCCGCACCGGCCGCTGGTCTTTGCCCACCGTGGTTCGAGCGGCGCCTACGCCGAACACACCAGAGCCGCTTACTTGCAGGCTTTGGCTGACGGCGCCGACGGGGTTGAATGCGATGTGCACCTCACCCGGGACCAGCACGTGGTCCTGCTCCACGACGCCAACCTGGACCGCACCTCGGACGGGACGGGCCCGGTGGCCGAACGGACCCTGCGCGAGCTGCACCAGCTGGATTTCTCCTCCTGGAAGGGTGTCCGCATCCCCGAAGCGTACGGGGCGCGTTCAGAGCAGCTCCTCACCCTCCCGGAACTGCTGGACATCCTCAGGGGTGCGGGCCGTCCGGTACAACTCGCCATCGAGCTCAAGCATCCCAGCGCCTACCAGCTCAAACTTGAGGACCGCGTGCTGGAGGTGCTCCGCAGCGAGGGCTGGAACCCGCAAAGCTCCACCGTGGACAACGTGGCCGTGACCTTCATGAGTTTCAGCCCGGATTCGGTCCGCCATCTGCTCCGCTCCGTGCCACCCCAGTACATTTGCCAGCTGGTGGACGATCTCACCATCCACGAGATCCGCGGCGGACTGGGCGTGGGGCCAATTGCCGGCGGCGCCATCGCCAACTTCATGAAGGCCACGCAGATGGAGGGCGAGCGGATCCTGGATGACCGGGAGGTGGGCATGGCCGGCCCCGGGATCGACTACGTCAGGGAGCGGCCCGCCACCGTGCGCCGCTGGCTGGACTCCGGCCGGCGTTTCCGTGTGTGGACCGTGGACAGCCCGGAGGACGTGGCGCTCTGCCAGGAACTGGGCATCCACGAGATCACCACCAACGTGCCGGGCCGTGTCCTGGACCAGCTCCACGCGGCCTCGACCCAGGGAAAGTAG
- a CDS encoding DUF445 domain-containing protein yields the protein MQVNSEATTGPTTQESPTETPQQVRPGTQAAGAVVRRQPGAGDAEKAAALRKMKLLALSLLIAMAVVFVFAFALQKEYPWLQYVRAAAEGGMVGALADWFAVTALFKYPMGIKIPHTAIIPRRKDQIGASLGEFVETNFLSEQVVQDKLASVNIARRAGEWLAAPGGADRVAKEGAAVIRGAFKVLNDDDVQAVIEGMVRKHLLTPPWGPPVGRLAERIFHDGHHHTLVDLLVDRAADWVDDNHDTVTHLVSDRSPTWVPQFVDGLVGDKVYIEILKFVRAVQADPRHQVRQSIDKYLNDLAQDLQHDPAMIARAEDIKAQVLGDPEVRELASRTWGTVKNALLGAVDDPDSELTIKFKAAVRDFGSRLVEDPELAGKVNAWIGDAAGYLVRTYRSDIAGVITDTVARWDAEETSQKIELQVGKDLQFIRINGTVVGSLAGLAIFTVAHLVFG from the coding sequence ATGCAGGTGAACTCTGAGGCAACTACTGGGCCAACCACGCAGGAATCCCCCACCGAAACCCCGCAGCAGGTGCGGCCGGGCACCCAGGCGGCAGGCGCCGTCGTACGCCGCCAACCCGGTGCCGGCGACGCCGAAAAGGCGGCAGCGCTGCGGAAGATGAAGCTGCTGGCGCTGAGCCTGCTGATTGCCATGGCCGTGGTCTTTGTCTTTGCGTTCGCGCTGCAGAAGGAATATCCGTGGCTGCAGTACGTGCGTGCGGCGGCCGAGGGCGGCATGGTGGGTGCACTGGCAGACTGGTTCGCCGTGACGGCCCTGTTCAAGTACCCGATGGGCATCAAGATCCCCCACACCGCCATCATCCCCCGCCGGAAGGACCAGATCGGCGCCTCGCTGGGCGAGTTCGTGGAGACCAATTTCCTCTCTGAGCAGGTAGTCCAGGACAAGCTGGCGAGCGTCAACATTGCACGCCGGGCAGGTGAATGGCTGGCCGCCCCCGGCGGTGCGGACCGGGTGGCCAAGGAGGGCGCTGCCGTCATCCGCGGTGCTTTCAAGGTGTTGAATGACGACGACGTCCAGGCCGTTATCGAGGGCATGGTGCGCAAGCACCTGCTCACACCGCCGTGGGGACCTCCGGTGGGAAGGCTTGCGGAGCGCATCTTCCATGACGGGCATCACCACACTCTGGTGGACCTGCTGGTGGACCGGGCAGCGGACTGGGTGGACGACAACCACGACACGGTCACCCACCTGGTGTCTGACCGCTCCCCCACCTGGGTTCCGCAGTTCGTGGACGGGCTGGTGGGCGACAAGGTCTATATCGAGATCCTGAAGTTTGTGCGGGCCGTCCAGGCTGACCCCCGGCACCAGGTGCGGCAGTCGATCGACAAGTACCTCAACGACCTGGCCCAGGACCTCCAGCATGATCCCGCGATGATTGCGCGCGCCGAAGACATCAAGGCACAGGTCCTGGGTGACCCGGAGGTCCGTGAACTCGCCTCCCGCACGTGGGGCACGGTCAAGAACGCCCTGCTGGGCGCCGTAGACGATCCGGACAGCGAACTCACCATCAAATTCAAGGCAGCGGTGCGCGATTTCGGGTCGCGGCTGGTTGAGGACCCGGAACTGGCCGGGAAGGTCAACGCCTGGATCGGCGACGCTGCTGGGTACCTGGTCCGGACCTACCGTTCGGACATCGCCGGGGTCATCACGGACACCGTGGCACGCTGGGATGCCGAAGAAACGTCCCAGAAAATCGAGCTCCAGGTAGGCAAGGACCTGCAGTTCATCCGCATCAACGGCACCGTGGTGGGGTCGCTGGCCGGCCTGGCGATCTTCACGGTGGCGCACCTGGTCTTTGGGTAA
- a CDS encoding HNH endonuclease signature motif containing protein has product MEISSGGGVVLEGVHSSVAALDALDCEDNFLAAGVGIGADVDVLQRRYELRLTRLEVVKRLEAQLAAVKAVDVAEAVEIQHAMLAPDAPMHECTYAEMSAVEEIAGVLTISSGAAGAFVEQSRRACSLPPVMDALAAGALSWQHARIVADETEGLTPDGAAALVAHFFDPDASKPARGAAPGELVPSRFRVKVRTWRERHHPESLQKRHAKGVADRRMEYTPDRDGMAWIALRLPGDTASAIWNRTTATARGLQGPNEPRTLTQLRPDIAASLLLGTGTPAREAAAGEAAGRTGDAAGTGAGSVSGTGSAAGSNSDVGRVPTPRADVLVMVPVFSLLSVTDEPAELDGHGPIPASMARKLVTDGAESFYRVLVDPRDGAPLEIGRTRYRLTETIKQWIRMRDGKCTFPGCSNRTPDNDTDHLTAWKHGGRTDVRNLGQLCPKHHRLKHARPWVPDAATENSPPGWTSPTGRHYKPEHPDPNPTQWPQWLMPGERLCLDASPEDLPQWEPDDDQLIDLNDLSPEDPVWAEFFTKPFVLSG; this is encoded by the coding sequence ATGGAAATCAGCAGCGGTGGCGGGGTGGTTTTGGAGGGGGTTCACTCCTCTGTTGCTGCCCTCGATGCGCTGGACTGTGAGGATAATTTCCTGGCTGCCGGGGTTGGTATTGGGGCTGATGTGGATGTGTTGCAGCGGCGGTACGAGCTCCGGCTGACCCGGCTGGAGGTGGTGAAGCGGCTGGAGGCGCAGCTCGCCGCGGTCAAGGCCGTTGATGTTGCCGAGGCCGTTGAGATCCAGCACGCAATGCTTGCCCCCGACGCGCCGATGCACGAATGCACCTATGCGGAGATGTCAGCGGTGGAGGAGATCGCCGGGGTTCTGACCATCAGCTCAGGCGCGGCCGGGGCGTTCGTGGAGCAGTCCCGGCGGGCCTGTTCCCTGCCGCCGGTGATGGACGCTTTGGCCGCCGGGGCCCTGTCCTGGCAGCACGCCAGGATTGTTGCCGACGAAACCGAAGGCCTCACCCCCGACGGCGCCGCCGCCCTGGTGGCGCACTTCTTCGACCCCGACGCCTCCAAGCCGGCCCGCGGGGCCGCCCCCGGTGAACTCGTGCCATCGCGATTCCGGGTCAAAGTCCGCACGTGGCGCGAACGCCACCACCCCGAAAGCCTGCAGAAGCGCCACGCCAAAGGCGTCGCGGACCGGCGGATGGAATACACCCCGGACCGCGACGGCATGGCCTGGATCGCGCTCCGCCTCCCCGGCGACACCGCCTCGGCGATCTGGAACCGCACCACCGCCACCGCCCGCGGCCTCCAAGGCCCCAACGAACCCCGCACCCTCACCCAGCTCCGCCCAGACATCGCAGCATCCCTGCTCCTCGGGACCGGAACGCCTGCGCGTGAGGCTGCTGCGGGTGAGGCGGCCGGGAGGACGGGTGATGCTGCGGGAACAGGCGCAGGCAGCGTTTCCGGTACCGGGAGCGCTGCGGGGAGCAATAGTGATGTTGGACGAGTCCCCACCCCGCGGGCCGACGTCCTGGTCATGGTGCCAGTGTTCTCCCTGCTCAGTGTCACGGACGAACCCGCAGAGCTGGACGGCCACGGCCCCATCCCGGCATCGATGGCACGCAAACTCGTCACGGACGGGGCGGAATCGTTCTACCGGGTCCTGGTCGACCCCCGCGACGGGGCCCCGCTGGAGATCGGCCGCACCCGCTACCGGCTCACGGAAACCATCAAACAGTGGATCCGGATGCGCGACGGAAAATGCACCTTCCCCGGCTGCAGCAACCGCACCCCGGACAATGACACCGACCACCTCACCGCCTGGAAACACGGCGGCAGAACAGACGTCCGGAACCTGGGACAACTCTGCCCAAAACACCACCGGCTCAAGCACGCCCGGCCATGGGTCCCGGACGCCGCAACGGAAAACTCACCGCCCGGCTGGACCTCACCAACAGGCCGCCACTACAAACCCGAACACCCCGACCCCAACCCGACCCAGTGGCCGCAATGGCTCATGCCGGGTGAACGCCTGTGCTTGGATGCCAGCCCTGAAGACCTTCCGCAGTGGGAACCAGACGACGACCAACTCATAGACCTCAACGACCTCTCGCCGGAGGATCCGGTTTGGGCGGAGTTCTTCACCAAACCATTCGTACTGTCCGGCTGA